CAATCCACTCTAGCGTTTCCTTCCCACACCTACTGCCCTGCACCTGTTGTCATGTGAGAGAAGCAGCGGTGTAGGACAGAAAGACCCTTACTGTGATCCTGTAGTCAGTGACCCTCCCACCGCAGCCTTCGCTAATTGAGGGGGGATCTTCCAGAATTGAGCGCGAGCTGCTCAACACGTGCAAGAAAATCTCTCCCCCGTGGCTGCTGAGCATGTGGCTGATGACTTTTGAGCCAGACTTGCGTGGCTGCTCCAACAACACCGAACGACCTGGTGGAAGGGAGATCAGTTTCATTCACTCATTCCTGCGTGCTGCAATTTTACATTTTGAGCTGCATAAATACAGGTTTGTGCTTGGCCAAGAAGAATCTGAACCCACCAAGGTGGTGTTTTCACCCAGCTGAACAACAAACTGCCATCTCCTCATTACTTGACACAGAACAGGGTATATGCACCTTAAAATTTTACAAAGCAACACCAAAAGGCCTCTCCTAGACCAATCCATCATTTTTTCTGTAAGACATTATTCTtaggaaaaaatacatattcataagGCATTCAAATAGCCCTGCTGCAGAACCACACTCATCAAAACAACTTtcaaaaagtaataaaataacCTCTTGAGTATAAAGGTATCAGCTGATACCACTTGCTCATGCTTAGAATGGATACTGTTCTTCAGACAGGGAAATAAAACTGCATTTGTCttattttcagtaaaatatGCACCAAGCATTAAAGGGTGCATTCTCCAAATAAGTTTCTTTTTATCAGGAAGCAAAAATCAAAGAGTGAGCTTATCTGAAATACACTATTAATTTTGGTTCTAACCATTTTTATAAATCAAAGGACATTCTCACTACACAATCTCTAGAGAAAAATACACTAAGATATAATGTTTAATAAAACCACTGCATATGTGGAGAATCAAGTAACTTGACTGAAGGAAACATTCTATTAAAAGGATATTTGTAATGCCATTTTGTTTGCAAACATACAAACCTCCATTTCAATCTTTAAGTTTCAAAAACAATTGCCTTTGAGGACATTTAACaacttttttctcttatttataggacattttaaaataaacacagtATTTTTACAGTATATACACATTAATGCTACACCAATCAAAATGTGCCACATGCTCCATttacagaattaaaaattataacATTGAATAATTAGTCAAGGACACAAATTTACCATTAAGGAGAAAGTTTGTAAGGCATGAAGAAGGTCTGCTATTTACATCTACTGGTGAAATTCTGTATGCTCCAGTGCAATAGTGCAgttctgaaaaataaaggagTAGAAAAGTGGAGTGTAAttccagagacagaaaaaaaaatccacaaaataaaagaatggaagaggaggaggctAGTCCACAATGAGCAGAACTAGAAAGTCTAGATGCCTCTCAGTCTCAAAGTCCTCACTGGGAGGATTCCCAAGAATCCACAGCTCTGAGAATCTCATACATTCCCAAGCCCTGTTTGCAGCAGAAACCCCAATTCTTTATCTCCTGAATCACTTCACTGACCAGTCAGTTTGCTCTTATTTCTCTTACCTGTATTTCTGGCCTGCTGGCTCAACGAGTCAACATAAATTGCTAATAGTTAATAGGGTGCATGAGCTGCACAGCCacctcagagctgccctggctttCTCTCCTGTACTCTGATTTGTACAAGTTACCAACAAGGTCTGGAAGGTTCCATGGCACCTACCCACACTGTTGGTTCGAGGAGTGCACCATTTCAGTGTCACAGTTTCTTTAAATGTGCCTTCCCTGCTATTGCCACCTACGTGGTTATCACCTGCAGAGAAAGGCAGAAAGAGGAGGGATCAACCAGAGTTTATTACAGAAAAACAGCTCTAAACTTAAGGTACAAAATGTAACATGAACATATACACAATGCAATCTGAATTTAAAACTTAGATACCTAACCTTTTGATTTGACAAGTAGAAAGTTCTACATAAGTTTAgttctgtcagcagcagcaactTTTTCCTGCTAAAATGCTCAGGACTTGAAGATAATATCTTTATTAAAATTTTCCACACAGAAATCAGAACTCTTAAATACTAGAGCTGACTGTATTTATGTATTAATACAATAAAAATGTATTGGATTAATTTATGTATTAATACAATACATATTGTATTCCCAAAGTCAATTAAACCAATCTAAAGGTACATTTGACAAGtttaattttttggggaaagaaATATTTGGTCTCATCGCTATGTCAGATTCAGCCTGCATTCTCTCAATGTGTTCTACTGAGCACAGATgctttattattaaaatactggaaatactttattattaaaattaacTGCAGCAATTTTAGAAATTATCTCTCAGAATATCTGAAGGCCAAACTTATTTAACCTGAAAATTTCTTGGCAACATTTCAGAGAAAGAAGACCAGTGTAACTAAATTCCCACTTTCCGAGCATCAGAGCTATTACAGCTGAATTATGTATTTAGAAACAAATGAAAGAACCCAAAATTTACAGGATCTAAGAACAGACTTTTTCCTCTCTAAGTCCTGATGGGAAAAATGTGAAGAGGAAATGCAGTCAGAGTGCTTTTGTATTTTCCTAGGAGACCTAATTCCTTGAGCCTACAGGTTTTACAAAACTGCTTCTGAGCCCTGGTAATAAAAGCTTTAAGATTTCAACATCATAACACAGTTCAGGTGAGGCTGAGGTCATTACTGCAACACCCTCTGCTTTTCATCAATCTTTAGTCATCCACTCCCCTAAAATTTGGAGCACAGCACTTGGAGATGACAAAGGAGTTACCTCTTCTTCCTCAAAGTAATGAGACAAAAAGAACAAACTCCCCAAAATGGCTACTTATGGATCATATGACATTTAATTCTACTAATACAGAAGTTATAAGCTGATTTTTAACCACGTTTTACATCAGGCAGTTTCCTCAACAAAATGATTCTGCAAAAGGCTGAGTATTGTGCTTTTCTGACTTTGGTTGAGCTATTAAAAATTCACCTCAGAGGAATACTAGGTAGTAATTccaaatttacaaaaaaaaagatagtAGGTATTTCAAATACAACAAAAAAGCTCAACAGCCAAACAACTCTTGTTTTTTCTAAAACAATTATTGTCATAAATAGGCCTGTGGGATGTAACTGGTGCTAATTATTATTACTTAACAAATGTCAATTGTGCAAGGCATGATTTTGCACAAATATCCACAAGAAGGACTTTATTTTGTAAAATCTCCCTGCATATCTGGTCTCTCACCTAGTTTTAGTATCTCAGTAAGGAACTGACATGTCCTTAAAATCTCACAGCAATATCCTGAACATATGTGAATTTGGCCTGTTTTCTCACTGCTGTATTAAAATATATCAATATTGAGTAAAACTCTAATGCCAACATTACAAATTAAGTTCCCTGGGTTACAAGGAATAACTGAAATATTTACTATTTGAGCCTGAAATTTATATGGATTTGaatctctccatctttctttgTGAATACTCCCAAAGAGGTTGATCAAAAGCCACCTTCAGATGGCCATTCCTACTCACCACTCTTTAAAAAATCCACATGTGCCTCTTTGTGATGAAGCAGCTCCACATCATAGTTGGCTGATGTGTTAGCATGTTGTTCCTCCTTCAAAAGAGAAAGGTAGACATAAATAGAATTACTTTAGCTTGAGGTCACCATTTTCATAAAGGAATAATTCTACATTTGTCTTTCagtctgaaagaaaacaaaaaatcttcAAGTGCCTCAGACAACAACAGGATTGCAATGCTGAGGAAACTTTGCTCTTGGAGCAGTTTAAAGATGCAGCCAACTGCTTTTCCTCTTATTTACTTTTTTGAAACCCTATTCCTCTTTACACAAGCCTCATGTCAGGGTGCAGAGCatcacacacaggaaaaaaaactagGTTTGACTACTTCACTAAATTAGTGAAGTTAAGGAAGCCTACAAAATGTTACATAACGAGCAGCAGTTACAACTTACTGAGGAGCAGCAACAAAGACTCACTGCAGGGTAGAGGGACAATTActtttcaaaaccaaaaataaagaatccaaaccaaaacccacacTTTGAACTTATTATTTCTTAAGCTTATGAGAAGAAGTGCACTTGCAGCTCCAAGTTTATAACtaaaaaaaatttgatttttgtaAAGAGGACACTGCATCTTTAAACAGCTGCAGAGGATCAGCAAAAACAGAACAGTAACTCTGCTAATTTactccaaatttaaaaagaaaagaaaaaaccacagAGAACCCAACATAGTCTATTACTATAAGGACAAAGGCAGAAGGGAGAGGCacaccagcagcacacaggTCAGAAAGTTACAGACAAGGTATTTGCAAACTGAAGTCACATTTATGCCATGACCCATGTTAAACTCTcataaaaactgaaaattattttgatatcTTGTTTTAACTTATAAAATCCACACAATATTGCTAGTTTTCAAATATGCAATGATTGACTGTGTTACAAGttaatgaattttttaaatCACGAAGGTTACCTGCCCATGGctctttttctgtttgaatACTGACACTTCTGTCTCAATTGTCTCGTGCTGCCTGATCAGAAAATTACTGCCAACTGAACACCTGACATTCTAAACTGCACTAATTTCCCTCCAAGTagcaaaaaaatttaaaatatggaCATAACATCTACCACAAGATGCTTAATTGAATCTCTTTCTTAACTAGGTATATCCTGTCCCCATTTCATATTTATGGATTTTCAGAGTAGAAAACCCACTGGAAAATCCTTGGtaaaaaagcagcttttagTTACAAACACCTTTATGTTGGGTGGGCATGATAatgaaacagaggaaaaagagaCTCACTATGCCACTATAATGCACAAGGGTCAAGAATATCTAAACACAActagaaaaagacaaaagaatcACAGACAAATTGATCTGAGGTAAACAAGACTGTATTTATATAAAGTAATACAAACAGAACTGAAATAACACTTGTATTGCTACGTCAAAAATTGAGATTTGGCAATACAATATTTTGTTCTGTGATccttctttacttttttttcccctacttcATTTTTACTAACCTGATCACAGACATTGAATGTGGgctaataaaagaaaaaaaacaaaacagaaaatatgatatggagagaaaaacaatgtaaaaattcaattaaaataaacatCAAAAGTTTTCAAACAAATTTAGAAGTGATGCATCTGGTTAACACAGAGCTGGAGACACAATATTACCTTCATAGGGATGTTAGTTATTGTGGTTGAAGCCAGATCAAAGTGTTGCTGTACTAAAAGATTCAGTTTGGTAGCCAGGTGCCTCCCGGCACGGACACTGTGCACTTCACTGGTTAGAACAGGGGAGAGCTGAAATAAATTGATACATGGAATTCATAGTTTAGGTTGTGATATCATTCAACAGTACAGTTTGTTCAACTCTCAAATAAGCATTTATGCTGCTAAAACTACCATTCAGAAACCCACACCAGGGGAAACTACcaagcaagaagcaaaaaacTATTTTCATTCTGAAGTTTGAGCTTATGCCAACCGCTATAGATGCAGTTcttaaaaatggtaaaaaaacaaaattagaaGTGTGCTAAAAATTTTGAGTCACTAATTGTTAATAGGAAAAAGTAGCATCACAACATGGGGAATAAATCttaacagcagctctgggcctgGTTTTACATTCTTTTACCTGCTGAGTAACAGTAGCAAAGTAATTTTTAGATGTCTGCCTGTAAGTGCATCATACATACACAAGGCAAATAAACACAAGCTAGAAGATGTATTTGATTTTTCCTTTGCCAAAAAGAACGCTGGGTTGGGgctcaaaaacaaaacaaaataaatttaaaaaaccacaCAACAAAAACTACAACAacaatccccaaaaaccccaaaacaaccccaaacaacaacaaccaaaaaaaaaaatcccaagaccCAAACCCAGTGACTGCCTTAGAGAGGGAAGTAGTCAATTTGCTATCTTCCATTCACAATTTTTAGCATAACTACAGCAGAGTTCTGTAGAAATGAATCACAGGAAGGTAGCCCCTGATAGTCCTTTTCATATATTAAATACTATGCAGCTTTTCATGCTAAGTCATTTTTCTGGGGCCTTTTCTTACAGACAGTACATTAATACAGAGCAGACTGTTGAATAGCAGAATATATTACAGATTTTTAATGTACTTGGTTTCAAAGAACCACCACATGTGCTTTTGCTACTGAACAACTGAGAACAATTTGCACTATTTTCAGTCTGATGTGGTTCAATCTGGAATAAGCTTTCTCATTTGAATCTCCTCACCTCTTTTTTAGGACGATCTGAAACAAGGCTGTCTTCACCAACTGGGTACGTGTGGATTAACACCAGTTCACATTTCTGAATCTGCATtagacttaaaaataaaatcattttgCTTAGCCTACAGCGTGGCAGATTATCtcctaaaattaaattaattctgGTATCTAGAACACAGAATCAAAACATATGTTAGTAACATGTTGTTTATGAAACCGTGCTGCAGGAACTAGGTTACAGATACGAATTTCAAAAGCACAGACTTCAAAATAAGTTCTTATCAGAATAAAAATACAAGCCTAACACTTCTTGCTCCTCAGATGCTACAGCACTGTGCTTCTTTTTTGGACACATCATGGAGTAAGTCCTTAACTGGTGCAATCTGTTCAGCTTTATTCAGCTGCATATTGACACTACAGAGGAGTTGTGTCTCCAAGTGTAGGTAAGAATGAGGGGATTCCAGGGAACATGAGAACAACTACCCAAACAGCACAGAGAGATGGGACATGTAATGGGATATATGCTAATCCTGATGTGGCTGGAAGTTTGGAGTGATACAAACATTGTACCACATCCCTGTCTTTACAATGGATTTAACCCCTAATTTCCTGGGCAGGATCCTTTATACATCCATGAAACTGCaactgcagcaggaaaaaatagGAGAGTGCTGCTTCTGTTCTTGAAGTGCCTGAGGAGTAACCAGGATAGGATCTCAACCCACAACAACTTAACAAGATAACAGAGTGCTGCAGACAAACAGTTCAGTTTCATTAGACAAAACATACATGGAAAAAGACTTCTCAGAGGAGATGCACTCTGCATTTTAAGATTTCTTTATCTCAAGGGAAGTTCCAGGCAATACAGTCATTTAGAAACTAAAACTAGTTTCAAAGAAGTTACCTGTTTTAgtcaaaggaaaatgaacatgGAAGTAACACAGTATTATCAAGAAAAACTGCTCCAGATGAATTAGTGATTAAAAACACAATGTGTAACAAGGCACAGTTATGCATTACATTTTGGAGCAGATGTAGAAGGTAACAAGCTAAAGAAATCCTGACCTATGAAGGATGATACTGGAAAGAAAATGATCATACACCACCTCTAAGCTAACAATATCATGATTTACCACATTCTACCTCACATTCATTCAAACGGTTCATTAGAGTGAGTTTTGTGACAGAAATACATCCATATTTCCTAGAGGACGCCAGAAACTCTGTAAAAAGCGTACTCACTGGTCAGAGTTAGCTGCAAGCTTGTTGTGCTCATGAATGGTCTCCTGAACACAATCCTCCAGCATCCGAACATGGCTGTCACTACAAAGAAAGGTGGATTTCTTTAAAGGCGGCACCATCTGAACCCCATAACAAAAGCTTTGAAAAGGCGAGAAGTGCTCTGAGAAGGATCTGTGCAAaggggctgcctgcagccctggtgGGAATGTCAGGAACCAGCAGAGGCCCCCGGTGCCCACCTCTTGGCGTTGGTGATGCAGATGATCCTGCCCCGGTTGCCGACGCGCTCGGCGTTCTCCATGAGCGTGGTGCGGGCCTCGTGCTGGTACTCGGTGATCTTGCAGAGCGCCTCCACGGCGGCCACCAGCCCGTGCAGGATGCTGCAGCACTCGGGGTCTGCCCGCGGGTTCGGTGGCCCCACGGCCGCCAGCGCCGCCATCAGCTGGGCGGGACAGAGAGCTGTGAGCCAGAGGCACCTCCCAGCTTTTCTAACACATCTGACATGCAGATCAACATTGCCGGAGAAGGGCAAATGGAACAACTAACGAACATTACCGGCAGCCTTCTGGAAAACATTTGGCCCTAAATTATCCTTTGCAATTTCATTTATTCATTGTGATTAAATATTCGCatttattacagaaaaataCCTGACCAAAACCAACAACTTATATCCAACACCCGAAAGACATTGCTGGTTgccttctgcttttattttctgagaatTTGGAAATGCATTTCTTCCTCAAAGTAAATTTTTCAGAGGATGAAACACAACCATAAATAGGATATTAACAATTAAAGTATTTAACACAAGTTATTTGCCTCTCaagcaaatatttcaaaaaagAATTTAAGTTCAAAAAGTAACACTGAATTACAGAAGAAATATGTAACTAATTTATTcataatgtttattttaaatatttaagtcTCTATTTAAAGATATTggattctttttaaattttgtctATAGAATGATCCAGGCTTACAGGCAGCTATTTGAAATTCTGTTATACAATTTCAGACTAGATCCACCTATACTGTAATTAAACAGCGTTACTTCATATTGAACACAATGTTTATTTCACAATAAAGTCTGAActacaaaacaaaagaacagtTACTAATCATACCTCCTGCAAGTTCTGATCTTCCTGAGTCCAAGAATTCAACACATGAGCCCCAGAATCACTCACAATGAAATTCACCTACAAGGATCAAAAAAGCACATTAAGGTAACGGCCATTATATTGCTACTTCCCCAAATTTAAACCAACATGAATTGCACTTCTTTTTTCTGGTTGTCTGGAGATAATGTGCAATGACAAGCCAAACTCAAAataacaaacccacaaaaatcaCACACTCCTGCTATATTAAATTTTCCCCTTAGTAATATGATTAACAACTTATATTTGTACACCAGAAAATCATTCTCTACACCAAATAAGATTTTCAAAAtattagcatttttaaaattatattagaTTTTCAGCAGGACAGccataaaataaagtaaattcTAATACTGTAAACTGCACATCATTCTCCAAAGTCTGTCACAGTATATCATGGGGTAAATATCTACCAAGATTTAACAAACATCACaaagaaaatacagttttctAAACAAGAAGCTGTGTGTGCCAGGAAGCTCTCCTCCCACTTTTCCGAACTGTTAGCTCCAGGGCAATCGTATCCTCTTCCTAAAGCCCAGAATTCCTTCAATGCTGACACCGAAATTCTTAGAGAGAGCTACCATGTGTATTCAGCAAGAAAATTCAGCTTAAGACAGTTCCTCACTGAAGCTTTTGTGAAGTCATTGTTCAGGAGAGCACAATAATAAAGCTCTAAGTTGCCCTAAAGCACCTCTCCATGTTTTGCAGCAGCTTGTAATGTGACATTAGAACAATGAAAGATTCCAAAATTAAATATGCAATGAGATTTATATACTACTAAAACCAATTCAAGGACTATAACGTATATAAACAGCAAAAACAAGTTTTAAGTGATAAATTACAATTTGATTATTTTACTCTAAACAACACAAATACATTAAAAGACTAAAATAAAAGATGAAAACATCCCATATTGTATCAAGCATGACATGCAGCATGGCTGGCAGAACCTACCAGTTTCTTGAAAGGGAAAATATCATACATTATTCTACAGTATTCCATGGATGACTCCACTGAGCAGGTCCACAGGGACTTGGAGATGGGTGCCAGAGGAATGATGCCCTGGGTGCGGTTCTTCACTAACATATCGAATTCCACGTGCTGCCTGCATGATTCTGCCATGTAGGGGCAGTGATCCACAACGAAAACAGTTTTGTGagactcagaaaatattttcattttcttcctgaaagaAACAGACATCAAAAATGCACACGGTGAAaagaacccaaacaaaacacatcATAAGTTGACTGTGAAAATTACACATACATCCTAGAAATATTCAAGTTTTAGAGTCCATTTTTAGTAGACTACATTTTTTAATCAGAAGAAACGATTttttctcaggaggaaaaatagaGGAAAGTGGAATTATCATGCTGAAAAGGCAATAAAAATGCACAGTATTACTCTCCCCACTCCTCTATTTAAAACCAACTTTAGAGAAGAAGTACACAAACTGCTTCCTATTTAAAGCTTATTTCCTAAAACAAGTaacatgcaaaagaaaaaaattattattaaacttTAAAGACCAAGAATTTTAGTCTTGGCTTTGCTAAATATATCTTATTTTTAAACGAATAGTTGCATCTGTACTTCAACATCTCACTGACAAATATACCAAGTGTGAAATTATAAAAATCACAGAGCAGGTAGGGCTGGAAGGATCCTCCAGACATCATCCGGTCCaacccacagccagggcagggtgacCTAGAGCGGGTAATGCCTTCACGTGGGTTTGCAATGTCTCCAGAGGGGGACTCccttcccaggcagctgctccagggctctgccacctttTATGTACacaagttcttcctcatgttgaggtggaacttcctgtgtttTCGTTTATGGCCACTGCTCCTCTCCTGTCGCTGGGCACCGCCGAAAACGGCAATTTCTAGCGAAAGAATTTATTGTTCTATGTACTTCTGCTGAATTACAGAATACGCAAGACAAAAAGTACATAtatgttcatttaaaaaaacctaaaatatcAAAGCAACAAGGATCACGGAAGTGAAACCGCGGCTTCCTCGGGGGGAAGCAGCGGGGCAGGCTTGGGCCCGGCGCTCGGCTGCAGCAGCCGGGGCTCACCGCGGCCCCTTGGCCTGACCCcggccgctgccggcccggcccgAGCGCTCGCAGCCCGCCCTGGCCGGGGCAGGGAGCccgaggggctggggcagcgccGCTGGACGCGTTACGGCGACGGCGAGCGTTCCTCACCTGGGCCGGCTCCTCCGGTGGTGCAGCAGCCCCGGTCCCGCTCCTCGCCGCGCCCGGCCGCGCCCGCGGCCCCGctccgaggaggaggagggacgAGGCCCGCGGGGCGCCCTAGACGGGGCCAGGCGCGGGCGCCTCCGGCCGGGCGCCCTCCATGTCCCTGCGGCGCTCTGCTCCCCCTCCTCGGGCGGCTCGGCGGGGAGCGCGGGGCCCGGGTCCGGCCTGCGCGCCCGGCGCCCGCGGGGGTGGGAGAGGCGGCCGGAGCCCCCCCCGCTCCGCCCACCCCTGAGCCCGCGGGGGCCCCGCGCGGCCACGGGCGccgccggcaccgcggctcccccgGGGGGAGCGCCCGGCCCCTGTCCGCACTTCCCCGGGCCACAGCGCCCGGCCGGGATCACTCGCCCGACATGCCGAGGCCGGCGCCGGCCCCGCTGCCGTTGCCACTCCTGTTCCCCAGCCCGATCCCGCCCGAGCGCGGACGCCCCGCCCGTCCCTACGCTGCCCGCACGGCTCGGGGGAGGAGCCCGCGATCTCGCGAGAGCACGAGGACGCCCTGTGGGCGGGCTCCGCCGTGGCCTCCGTGTTCTCGCGAGATCTGCGGGCGTGGCGGGCACACCGACGGGCGGCAGCCCCGTGTGTTCCAGTTTCTGAGGGAATTCTGTCTTCCAGCGTGCAGGGGGACGGAGCGTGCCAGCGAAAGGCTCCCTGATCACCGAAACTACACactatttatacattttaagAAACAGAAGCATCAGCGATCAGGGGCAGAAAGTTACGTAATTTGTTTGTTAATTAGTACTCAACCCTGTTTTCTGGGTGTGTCTGTGGCTTCTCGCGCTCATTAGTGCGCAGCCGAAGTTCCATTTGAGTCTGGGGTCTGTTTTTAGGAGGGGGTCGGTGGTTGCGATCGCCGGCATTACCTTTCCCCCTGTTACTGCTGACTTCACCATTGATGGCTCTCAGCCATACAGCCCAGTCATTTTGGGACtgtctcccttttttttcttaaaagacgAGAAAATAATACGACCGTAGAATCACACAACTCCCTGGCCTGAGAGGGACCCTgttatgggcagggacaccttccactatcccagcttgctcagagccccgtccagcctggccttggagaCTGCCAGAGATCCAGGAGTAgctacagcttctctgggcaccatgcgccagggcctcagcaccctcacaggaaagaatttcttcccaatatccaatctaaacctattCACAGTGCAACTGCTTAATCCTGCGTGTGCCGCTAGAGCTGCTGATGTACAGTTCAACACAGATCCCGAGGTTTGGCTCGACACCCTCCTCACACCTGCAGGACCCGGCATCTGGAGGAGGGCGGGGCGTTCTCTCGCGAGATTTGGAGCCGACGGCCGCGGAGGGGCGTGTTCTCGCGAGAGCGGCGCGCGGCCGGTACCGCCCCCTCCCCACGGCGCCCCCTGGCGGGGACGGGACGCGCTGGCCTCCCCTGGCGCCGCCATTTGACATCGGTTGGGGCCGGTCCGGGCGCACCCCCGGCGCGGCCGGAGCCCCGGGCATGAGTGAGTTCCGTGGAGGGGTTCGGGGACACGGCGGGGAGTTGCCGCTGTGGCCGCCGCCGGGCGATCGGGAGCGCGGGCAGACTTGCGTTGGGACGCCTCACGGCCGGGGCGCTCTGAGGGGCGTGAAGGAGCAGGACACCCCTTGCCCCCGCCTCAGACccgcgggccggggcgggcccGGGACCCCTCACGTGCCTCGGCTCGCGCCGGTGTCACGACAGGCGCCGGTGTCGCCCCTCAGCGTCGCGGTGGCGCCGCGTTTTGGGGGCAGGAGGCGACGCTCCCCTTGATGACACCCCCGGGACGCCGCTGTCACACCGGGAGGGGACACCCCGGGATCTGTCACGCCGGGAGTGCGGCGGTGACACCCCCGGGATGCTCTTGTCACGCCGGGACCTTTGCACCAGCTTAAATTCCTTGGAATTCCTTGGAAATTGCATTCTGGCTCAGCGCTGCCAAACTGGTCTCCGTGGTAACAGAACCCAAAAGCTGTGGGAAAAGGTGGCTTCCAGTaaggataaaaaaagaaagatgcaGAAAGTTAGGAGAAGGCGGTGGTCGCACAGAGATCTTTACtctttggtgttgttttttggtgtttAATTTGATGATGAATGCCATTAGCAAATAGCAGGAAGTGACAGTGTGCAGTAGGAGTGTTGCTGGGGTGACT
This Agelaius phoeniceus isolate bAgePho1 chromosome 5, bAgePho1.hap1, whole genome shotgun sequence DNA region includes the following protein-coding sequences:
- the INTS13 gene encoding integrator complex subunit 13 isoform X1, which produces MKIFSESHKTVFVVDHCPYMAESCRQHVEFDMLVKNRTQGIIPLAPISKSLWTCSVESSMEYCRIMYDIFPFKKLVNFIVSDSGAHVLNSWTQEDQNLQELMAALAAVGPPNPRADPECCSILHGLVAAVEALCKITEYQHEARTTLMENAERVGNRGRIICITNAKSDSHVRMLEDCVQETIHEHNKLAANSDHLMQIQKCELVLIHTYPVGEDSLVSDRPKKELSPVLTSEVHSVRAGRHLATKLNLLVQQHFDLASTTITNIPMKPTFNVCDQEEQHANTSANYDVELLHHKEAHVDFLKSGDNHVGGNSREGTFKETVTLKWCTPRTNSVELHYCTGAYRISPVDVNSRPSSCLTNFLLNGRSVLLEQPRKSGSKVISHMLSSHGGEIFLHVLSSSRSILEDPPSISEGCGGRVTDYRITDFGEFMRENRLTPFLEPRYKMDGSLEIPLERAKDQLEKHTRYWPMIISQTTIFNMQAVVPLASVIVKETMTDEDVLNCQKTIYNLVDMERKNDPLPISTVGTRGKGPKRDEQYRIMWNELETLVRAHINNSDKHQRVLECLMACRSKPPEEEERKKRGRKREDKEDKSEKLGKDYESDKPWQESERLKGLLDREKEELAEAEVIKDSPDSPEPPNKKPLITMDEMPTVEKAKGPMSLLSLWSNRINTANSRKHQEFIGRLNSVNNKAELYQHLKEENGMETTENGKAGRQ
- the INTS13 gene encoding integrator complex subunit 13 isoform X2, which produces MKIFSESHKTVFVVDHCPYMAESCRQHVEFDMLVKNRTQGIIPLAPISKSLWTCSVESSMEYCRIMYDIFPFKKLVNFIVSDSGAHVLNSWTQEDQNLQELMAALAAVGPPNPRADPECCSILHGLVAAVEALCKITEYQHEARTTLMENAERVGNRGRIICITNAKSDSHVRMLEDCVQETIHEHNKLAANSDHLMQIQKCELVLIHTYPVGEDSLVSDRPKKELSPVLTSEVHSVRAGRHLATKLNLLVQQHFDLASTTITNIPMKEEQHANTSANYDVELLHHKEAHVDFLKSGDNHVGGNSREGTFKETVTLKWCTPRTNSVELHYCTGAYRISPVDVNSRPSSCLTNFLLNGRSVLLEQPRKSGSKVISHMLSSHGGEIFLHVLSSSRSILEDPPSISEGCGGRVTDYRITDFGEFMRENRLTPFLEPRYKMDGSLEIPLERAKDQLEKHTRYWPMIISQTTIFNMQAVVPLASVIVKETMTDEDVLNCQKTIYNLVDMERKNDPLPISTVGTRGKGPKRDEQYRIMWNELETLVRAHINNSDKHQRVLECLMACRSKPPEEEERKKRGRKREDKEDKSEKLGKDYESDKPWQESERLKGLLDREKEELAEAEVIKDSPDSPEPPNKKPLITMDEMPTVEKAKGPMSLLSLWSNRINTANSRKHQEFIGRLNSVNNKAELYQHLKEENGMETTENGKAGRQ